Below is a window of Campylobacter canadensis DNA.
ATTTTTTCACAAAAAAAATACAAATTAAAGCACAAACAAGAAAAATTGCAGAAGTGAAAAATCATAAAATTACAGAGGGCTACTTTGCCCATCGTAATCATTACCCCTAGCTATGCAAATAATCAATTCTTTTAAAAATTAGTTAATTTGCTTTAAAGCCAACTAATCATAAAAACAAAAATATTTTTTAAGTGGGGCGACTTGAATTTATTTTGTGTATTTTTGGGGCGATTTATGGCACTAAAATAAGTTTTTAGTTTTGGTTAATCTTTTGAAAAAGATTAAAAGGCTTAAAATGAACCTAAATAAACTCAAAAAAATGTTTAAAGAAGCAAAAGAACTAAAATACGCTGAGCGTAAAGAATACGAACAAAGCTGCGAGTATTATCACAATAATCAACTCAGCGATGAAGTCTTAGCAATTCTTAAAGAAAGAGGACAGCCACCGCAAAGCGAAAATATATTTGCAATGCTTGTAAATAAAGTACTTGGATATAAAAATCAAGAGCAATTAGATATCCAAGTATTGCCTACGCAAGAGCATAACAAGGACCTAGCGATTTTGCTTAGTAATATTTTAGAGAGCCTATTTGATTATGAATGGCAAAAAGAGAGTAAGAAACTATTCCTAGATTTAGCAAATGGGGTGGCAATAGCCAAGATATGGTGCGTGGCTAGTAAAACTACGAATAAATGGGGCGAACCCAACAAAGAATTACACATAAAACGCATTGACCCAAAATGCTTTTATATAGACCCTTATAGCAAAGGGTATGCTGCAAAAGATAGCAGATATTTTCATCATATACAACTAATTAGCCTTGATGAGGCTAAAAAGTTTTTTAAAGGAAAAATTACTCCTAGCTGTGTGATAACCAACAGCTACGGAAGCGAGTTTATCCGTGTGGTGGAAACTTGGTATAAAGAAAACGACGCTTGGCATAGGGTCTTTTGGAATAATGAAACGATTTTTAAAAGTGAAAAAAATGTGTTGAGTTTTAATAAAACGCCTTATGTGGTGCAAAAGTTTAACATAGATGAGAAAAATAACTTTTATGGCTTTTTAAGAACTCTTAAACCTGTATTAGACTTTATAAACTATGCAGAGAATAGAATGGCAAATATGCTAAATAGCACAAAGATTTTTTATGAAAAAAGTGCAGTGGATAATCCTGAAGAGTTTGAGCGTGGGGCTAGTATGGATAATGTGATTTTACCTGTGCGTGATGGAGCATTATCAGGTAATAAAATCCGTGTAGATAATCAAGCACAAGAAATTAGCCAAATAGCTGCAAAAGTGAATGAAAAGAGAAATACGGCTCAGTTTCTCGTAGGATTTAATAGCGAGATGTTAGGTTTTACAAATGCTCGTGTGAGCACAGAAACCGTAATGCAAAGAAATAAAGCAGGTGTAATTAGTCTTGAACTTTATATGCAAAGCACGATAGCATTGCAAAAAAATATGGCAAGAATGATGTTAGACTATATACAGCATTATTTTGATACCGAGCAAGTATTTAGACTTGTGGATAAAGAAAATTATGAAATGTACTATCAGACAATAAATGAAGTAGTGCAAGAAAATGGTGTGGCAATTTATGAAAACGGAAAGCCTAAAATAAATAATGCCATATCCTTTGATAGATATGATATTCAACTAAGCACTAGAACAGATACAGACGCAAGCGAATTAAAATTCGCCACTTGGGGCGAAATCTTAAAAACCATTGCAACAATAGACCTGCAACTAGTCTATAAGTTGATACCAATGATGTTCAGCGATGCATCAAATGCAACTTATAGAAAAGTTGCAAATATTATGCAAGAGCATATAGAGCAAATGCAACAAAATCCAAAACAAGACCCTAACGCTAACTTTAATCAAGCTATGCAGCAGTTGATGTTGGAAGAAAAACAAGCTGATATAAATGTCAAAAAATCAAAAACAGCAGAGAACGTGGCAAAAAGCCAATATCACCTTAAAAAAACAGACAATCAAGGGGAGCGAAACGACCTTTAAAAAAATTCGCTCCTAAATCATATTTTTTAAGTTTTTTTTAAGCAAAACTTACTATTTTATTTATAGTTAAATTTAATAAATTTATACAAAAAAAATAAATAAAAAAAAATAAAAAAAATATTTTTATTTTTTCTAAATTACTACTACTACAGCATTTAAGCATTTTTCAAATTACAATTAAGGTAATCTTAAGGTATTTTTTTATAATTTTATTATTTTTTTTAATTGCTTATTTGCTTTATTGCCTAGCATTTTAACACTTTATAAAAAATTATTTAAGCTGAATTTTATTTTTTTAGTATTTTTTAAGTTTAAAACTTTATAATGCTTTTTATGTAAATTTAATTCATATAAGATGAATTAAAAGTTCTTTGACATATCATTGTTAAAAAAGAGGAGAAAATATTTTTTATGTGAGCTGATTTTATTTTTTTTAAAAACAAAAGGATAAAAGATGCAAAAAAGCGACTATATTCGTTTATCAGAAAAAATAAACAATGCCGAAAAACTTTTAATGTTAGAAGCGTTTTATCAAATCGGCAGCAAAAAAAAGACATTTGACTTTGCCTATATTGAAAAGCTTATTGGTGTTAAAAAAATAAGTACTTTAAAATACTTGAAACATCTAGAAAACCTAGAATTTGTTGAAAAGGTAAATTCTAGTGAAAGCGATGTTAGTTTTTATTTAATACAAAAACACGATTTAACACTAGAAAAAATCAAAGAAACTGCTAATTTTAGTTTTGAGCTATTTCTTGATTTTATAGATTACAAGAAACGCTTATTAAAAAAACACAACAAAAAAAGAGCTTTTGAAGATACGCAATTTGTAAAAACCGCAAAAGCTTTAAACGATTTAAAGGATTATGATTTAGCAAATGCAACTATGGAGCTAACAATGGAGCGTGGTTGGCTTGGGTTATTTCCTGAACAAGCTAAAAAACAACTAATGCAAAAAAGAAGAGCTGCAAATTTTAATAATTTGCAAAATATAAGTATTAGTGAGTTAATTAAAGCACCTGATAATACAATAGTTAAAGACGGCGTTAAATACACAGCTATTTTAACAGCAAATGGTTGGGAGATAAGCAAATGTGTAGCGAGTTAAAAGAATTATTAGATACTGCAATTATTCGTGCAGGATTATGCAGACAAGAGGTGCTAAGGCTTGAAAAAGCATTAAAAAATGTTTGCTATGTAGATGAGTTTATAGATAATATTTATAGTGATAGCGATGAAGTTGTTAGTTATAATATAAAAGCATACTCATATGTCTATTTCTTGCACTATCTTAAAAAAGACAGCGAAAAAGCAAAACTTTTTAAAGCAGAAGATATGTTTAAAAATGAAAAATTACTAAGCAGTAGTGAAAAAAACTTAATAGCATTTGCAAAAAATTGCTATACAAACAAGACTGAACAAATTATGTTCGTTTCTCAATATCTTTAAAAAAGGAGAAACGATGAAAATTGTAAGCAGAAACAATAAGCTATATATTCATTATATAAATAATGAAAATAAGCTAATTCGCTTTAGCACTAAACTTAGTGCAAATAAGAGCAATTTAACTTATGTAAAGGCAAATATCTTTAAGTTAATAAAGGATTATGAGCTTGATTTGAAACTTTCAAAGGAAAGCTTTGAAGGGTATGCTTTAAAATTTTTAAAGCACAATGAGGTTGGTAAAAAAGATATTACTAATAAAAATAATAAAAGAATATTTAAAAACCACATCTCCCCATACTTTAAAACTTTAAAAGACCTAAATTATAAAAATGTGCAAAGCTTTATTTCTAAGCTAAATGAAAACAACAGCCTATGTGCTGAGTTTAAAAAAGATATAGCAAATAGGTTGAAAGCTTTATGTACTGAAGCAATTGAAAGCGAAAGCATAAAAACTTTTGCTTTTCCAAAAACAAATTTTAAAGATAATAAAGTTAAACTAAATATCAGCGACAAAGTTTTAACCATTGAAGAGCTAAGAAATTTAATTGAAAGCTGCAAAGATGATTTTTTGAAGCAGGTAATAATTATTAAGTGCTTTACGGGTATTAGAAATAGTGAGTTAATAGCACTCACTTGGGATTGTATTGATTATGAAAATGAGAAAATCACAATCAAATACAATATTTCAGATGGCAAAATCACCACAACCAAAACAAACAGAGTGAGGGTGATTGATATGCTCCCTCAAGTCAAAACAGCTTTGCAAGAGATAGAAAACAATCATAAGCACAACGATACTTATGTTTTATCAAGTGCTAAAAATAAAACACGCTACACAAATAGTAGCGCATTGGTAAAACGCTTTAAAGATTATTTAAAAGCTAATGATTTTAAAGAATTAAAATTTTATTGGACGCGACATATTTTCGCAACTCTATGTCTAAGCAAAAATATTCCTATCGATTGGATATCATCTACTTTAGGGCACCATAAAATTAATACGACATTAACATACTATGCAACATACATTGAAGACAAAGAAAAGATAGACGCAATTAAAAATGAGTTTAAAACGATATGCTAGAGTTTTAAGAAAATTGTGTCAAATTGTGCTAAATTGTGTTTTTTAATCTTATTTGCCTAGTTAGTAGGTAAATAAACATTTTAATTTTAGCACAATTTTAAATTTAAAAAAAAATTAACTCTCTTTTTTTTCAATATTTCCGAGTTTGCTTAGAATTTGGATTAGAAATTTTAAATTAAATTAAAAATATTTTTAATATTATTTATTACAAAAAATAACATAATTTTAATAATTATTTTAAATTTTATAAATTTTTATTGTTTGTTTGGTATAATTAACTTTATTTTTATATAGCTAAAAATTATTATGGTGAAGGTAAAAAGCTCTTGCCAGATGATAGTATTGAAGATGTTATGTGGTGGGTTTTGTATTATAAACGCATGTACGGCTTAACTAATAAAACACAAGATTATATTATGTTAGACAAGCTAAGCTACGATGATTATCAAGAAATCTATGAAATGATAAAAAGAGTGCCTTATGGCAATATTTATATGATATAGATATTATGACAGAATATAGACTATCTAATATGCTTGGTTTGGTTATGCTATATACAAATTATACATCAAATAGAGCTTATGAATATTATATAAAAGATTATGATAAAGCAAGTGAAATTTATGAGCTTTTAAATGTAGCTTTTAATAAATACTATACATATCAAGCAGAGAAAAAATTGAATTACGCACTATATTTAGATGTCATGATAGATCTTTTAAGCATTTCGGCATTTAAATATTATAGTAAAAACAATTACTACGATGGAACTTCAAAAATAGATGTTACTAATATACCTTTACCTGATTATATTTGTAATGCTACAGATACAATAAAAATTAATGAATATTTTAAAAAAGCTATTTTATTTACAGACGAAAGTAAGTTATTTATAAGGAGTATATATAAAGGCTCTGTTAATTATTTACATGCTTTACATAAATATTGCCCAGAAGATAAGGAAATAAGATATAGAATGCTTAATGTTATTGTTAATAAATTTCAACCAATGTATAAAAAAGGAGAATTAAATGATAGATAAAGAAAAGAAAGTTATAGCAGATTTTTTATATGATTCTATAAAAGAATCATCTGAAGTATTAAAAGATACTAATGATTCAATGAGAATTGTTAATAAATGTTCTAATCATTACGAAAAATTGAAACAATATATTAGCACTTATGTATATCTTAATACTATTCTAATAATATTTTTTAAGATAATAAACTTAATAACAATTGAAACATTTTCACTTTTATATAATGAATTATTTATTTTTTTTACGCTTTTTGCTTTCTTTGTAATGTTTTTCAAATTTTTTCTTAGCATTAAAAGAAATCTTTTCAATAAATAAATGTCCATCAAGATGGTCATTTTCATGTTGAATAGCTACTGCAAGTAGCCCGTTAGCTTCTAATGTTTTTTTGTTGTTAAATCTATCGTAATACTCAACCTTTATGCTATCATACCTAGTTACTTCTTCAAAAAAACCAGGCACGCTAAGACAACCTTCTTCATAAATTTGCTTGGCATCGCCAATAGGGGTTATAACAGGATTAATAAACTCAATTAAATCTTTTTTATCTTGAATCGATTCTTCGTTTAAAAGATTAATAATAAAAATTCTTTTATTTACTCCAACTTGAATTGCTGCAAGGCCAATACCATTAGATGCAATCATGGTATCATACATATCATCTAAAAATTTTCTTAAATCATCGTCAATTACACTAACCTCATTGCATTTTTGAAATAAAATAGGATTAGGGTAGGTTAGTATATCTAATTTCATTCGCTATCTTCCACAACTGCAAAATATTCACTATCTTTACCAGTGCTTGATAATATATTAATAGCTTTTGCAAACTGTTCATCTAAATTACCATCTTTTAAAGCACATACACTCATTTCAATATCCATATTAATTTCTTTTTCATCTATAAAAAATGTAGTATTATAAAATAAATCACTAATTCTTTCACAAGCTTTTTTAGCACTTACAATATCAGTATGTTTCATTTCCATAATAAAAATTCCATCACCATAATGTGCAACAACATCACTTCTTCTTGAAGTTTTTAGTAGGAGCTTTGCTGCATTTCTCATAAGTAAAGTTTTATCTTTTTGTAATTGAATACTTTCTAATAAATTTTCCTTGATTCTTAAAAATAATAAAGATACGGAATAACCATATTTATTTATATCATCTAAATCTTTTTTTACACTTTTTAATAAATAGCGTTTATTAAATACGCCAAATTTATCATCAAATTCGCTTTGCTCATCAACTCTTTTATAAATAGTTGTTATTTCTTCATAGCCTTGTTTTATACTATTTAATTGAGCATCTAAGGCTACTGTTAATTTATTTATATCATTATCAAGCGTTTTTAAAACACTCTGAACAGCTAATGAACTATTTGATATTTTTAAATCTTGAGTTTTATTTTTAATCAAAGTTTTTATGGTAACAATATTTTTATAAATCATCGATATTGTACCAACAAGCTGTTTAATACTGCTAAATGTTAATTTTATGTCTTGTTCTATGTTTGCTATTTTATTATTTTGATCATCTTTTTCAAACGACATCATTTCATTAACACGCTTTTTAAATGCCATAGCTTTTGTTTCTAATAATTTTTCAAAATATATTGAATAATTATTAGGTGTAGGTGCTACATTATCATCAATTAACTGTTTTACAACCTGCTGCGCAAATTTCTCAAATTCTCCTCCCCCAAGTTTTTGAATTTTTACACCCTCAGCATTTAAATCTAATTCTTCACTCAAGACTTCTTTCCTATTATTTAAAACTTTTTTCTAATATTTTATCAATTAAACCATATTTTAAAGCTTCTTGCGAACTCATAAAATTATCTCTTTCAGTATCTTTTTCAATAGTTTTTAGAGATTTACCTGTGTTTTTTGCTAGAGTTTGATTTAATAAAAGCTTTAATCTCAATATTTCTTTGGTATGTATTTCAATATCAGTTGCCTGTCCTCTTGCTCCACCTAAAGGTTGATGAATCATAATTCTAGCATTTGGTAGAGCAAACCTTTTACCCTTAGTACCGCTACTTAGCAAAAATGCGCCCATTGAAGCAGCTTGACCTATGCAAATAGTGCTAATATCTGGCTTAATGTAATTCATTGTATCATATATGCTAAGACCACTAGTTACTACACCACCTGGACTATTTATGTATAAATATATATCTTTGCTAGCATCTTGCGCTTCTAAAAAAAGTAATTGAGCAACAATTGATGAAGCAACTTCATCATTAATTTCGCCACTTAAAAGGACAATTCTGTCCTTTAAAAGTCTTGAATATATATCATAGCTTCTTTCACCCTTGCTTGTTTTTTCAATTACATATGGGATATAGCTCATTTATCTTTTCCTAAAAAAATATCAGCAAATAGTTTTTCTTCTAATAAACTCATTCTAATAGCTGGTATTGTGCCATTTTGTTGATAATTTTCCATAAGTTTTTTAGGTTCAACACCATAACGCATAGCTTCAAAGTAAATAGCCTGTGCTACTTCTTGGTCATTTACAATTACATTTCTTAATCTTGCTAATTCATCTACAATAAAGGTTAGTTTTACGCTTTTTGCAGCTTCAACTTCAAATTCTTTTCTTTTTTCTTCAAGTTTTTTATCGTCTTTTAGTTCTTCTAATTGCTCTTTTGTAAATGTTCTTGCTGCTTGATTTAATTGTAAATTTGTTTCTTGCTCTAAAATATTTTGAG
It encodes the following:
- the def gene encoding peptide deformylase encodes the protein MKLDILTYPNPILFQKCNEVSVIDDDLRKFLDDMYDTMIASNGIGLAAIQVGVNKRIFIINLLNEESIQDKKDLIEFINPVITPIGDAKQIYEEGCLSVPGFFEEVTRYDSIKVEYYDRFNNKKTLEANGLLAVAIQHENDHLDGHLFIEKISFNAKKKFEKHYKESKKRKKNK
- a CDS encoding tyrosine-type recombinase/integrase; this encodes MKIVSRNNKLYIHYINNENKLIRFSTKLSANKSNLTYVKANIFKLIKDYELDLKLSKESFEGYALKFLKHNEVGKKDITNKNNKRIFKNHISPYFKTLKDLNYKNVQSFISKLNENNSLCAEFKKDIANRLKALCTEAIESESIKTFAFPKTNFKDNKVKLNISDKVLTIEELRNLIESCKDDFLKQVIIIKCFTGIRNSELIALTWDCIDYENEKITIKYNISDGKITTTKTNRVRVIDMLPQVKTALQEIENNHKHNDTYVLSSAKNKTRYTNSSALVKRFKDYLKANDFKELKFYWTRHIFATLCLSKNIPIDWISSTLGHHKINTTLTYYATYIEDKEKIDAIKNEFKTIC
- a CDS encoding GGDEF domain-containing protein; the protein is MSEELDLNAEGVKIQKLGGGEFEKFAQQVVKQLIDDNVAPTPNNYSIYFEKLLETKAMAFKKRVNEMMSFEKDDQNNKIANIEQDIKLTFSSIKQLVGTISMIYKNIVTIKTLIKNKTQDLKISNSSLAVQSVLKTLDNDINKLTVALDAQLNSIKQGYEEITTIYKRVDEQSEFDDKFGVFNKRYLLKSVKKDLDDINKYGYSVSLLFLRIKENLLESIQLQKDKTLLMRNAAKLLLKTSRRSDVVAHYGDGIFIMEMKHTDIVSAKKACERISDLFYNTTFFIDEKEINMDIEMSVCALKDGNLDEQFAKAINILSSTGKDSEYFAVVEDSE
- the clpP gene encoding ATP-dependent Clp endopeptidase proteolytic subunit ClpP, with product MSYIPYVIEKTSKGERSYDIYSRLLKDRIVLLSGEINDEVASSIVAQLLFLEAQDASKDIYLYINSPGGVVTSGLSIYDTMNYIKPDISTICIGQAASMGAFLLSSGTKGKRFALPNARIMIHQPLGGARGQATDIEIHTKEILRLKLLLNQTLAKNTGKSLKTIEKDTERDNFMSSQEALKYGLIDKILEKSFK